A region of Rhinoraja longicauda isolate Sanriku21f chromosome 1, sRhiLon1.1, whole genome shotgun sequence DNA encodes the following proteins:
- the amacr gene encoding alpha-methylacyl-CoA racemase, protein MALAGVRVIELAGLVPAPLCGMILSDFGAKVVRIDRTRTAANVDVLARGKRSVALDLKKPEGVGVLKQLCNQSDVLIEPFRKGVMERLGLGPDVILEQNPKLIYARLTGFGQSGPYSKSAGHDINFIAVSGLLSKFGRKGEKPYAPLNVVADFAGGGVMCAMGIILALYERMRSGKGQVIDANMVEGAAYCCSWLWKSQNVGMWSQQRGENLLDTGAPFYETYKTSDEKFMAVGALEPHFYELFVKGLDLDSANLAPQMSQSDWPELKQIFAKAFAAKSQEEWIKIFDQTDACVTPVLSFQEALSNPHNHERGSFITDEEGQVSPRPAPVLSRTPATVSLERNPEVGEHTHHVLTEYGFTKEQLNMLQSAGVIEYSRLKSNL, encoded by the exons ATGGCTCTAGCAGGAGTCCGTGTAATTGAACTTGCTGGTCTGGTACCTGCTCCGTTGTGTGGAATGATTCTGTCCGATTTTGGTGCCAAGGTGGTACGCATAGATCGAACAAGGACAGCAGCCAATGTTGACGTGTTGGCACGAGGCAAACGTTCAGTTGCTTTGGATCTGAAAAAGCCAGAAGGAGTCGGAGTGCTAAAGCAACTTTGTAATCAGTCTGATGTTCTCATTGAACCATTCCGTAAAG GTGTCATGGAGAGGCTGGGTCTTGGACCTGATGTTATACTTGAACAGAATCCAAAGCTTATCTATGCCAGGTTGACAGGGTTTGGACAAAGTGGACCATATTCCAAAAGTGCTGGCCATGATATCAACTTTATTGCTGTCTCAG GTCTGCTGTCAAAGTTTGGCAGAAAAGGGGAGAAACCTTATGCACCACTAAATGTCGTGGCTGACTTTGCTGGAGGTGGGGTTATGTGTGCTATGGGTATAATCCTAGCATTATATGAGAGAATGCGATCTGGAAAAGGACAAGTCATTGATGCAAACATG GTCGAAGGAGCAGCTTACTGTTGTTCCTGGCTTTGGAAGTCACAGAATGTGGGTATGTGGAGTCAGCAAAGAGGTGAAAATCTACTGGATACAGGAGCACCATTCTATGAGACCTACAAGACTTCTGATGAAAAGTTTATGGCTGTTGGTGCTCTGGAGCCTCATTTCTATGAGCTGTTTGTAAAAG GCCTTGATTTGGATTCTGCCAACCTTGCCCCTCAGATGAGCCAATCTGACTGGCCAGAGTTGAAGCAAATTTTTGCAAAAGCATTTGCTGCAAAAAGTCAAGAAGAGTGGATTAAGATTTTTGATCAGACTGATGCTTGTGTGACTCCAGTTTTATCTTTCCAAGAAGCTCTCAGTAATCCGCACAACCATGAAAGAGGATCTTTTATCACAGATGAGGAAGGGCAAGTGAGTCCCAGGCCAGCCCCTGTCCTCTCCCGGACTCCAGCCACTGTCAGCTTGGAGAGAAACCCAGAAGTGGGAGAACACACACATCATGTATTAACTGAATATGGGTTTACCAAAGAACAGCTAAATATGCTGCAGTCAGCTGGGGTTATTGAATATAGTAGATTAAAATCTAATTTATAA